The DNA window GCTGATCCTCCTGTTCGGGAACGGAACCTTCGCGGAGAAGCAGGTTGTCAGGCACTGAAAACCTGACCATCATGCACAATCCCCAGACTCCCATCGCCAGGGAGATGACCGCCGACTCCAGGACCTACTTCTGCCAGGGCTGGACCTATGTGGAGAAGAACGGGACGCCTCCGGTTCTTCAGCATACCGGCGAGACCCCCGGCAACCATGCCTACATCATGTTAGTACCGGGTGAGAAACTCGGGATTGTCATCCTCGCCAACGAGGTCTGCCAGAGCCTTCCCGAGGAGATCACGGACTGGTTTTACTGGCCCTATTTCAGCACTTCCGGGCAGAAAGCGGGGCCTGGCACCGATCCGAACCTGGCAATGAAGGCATTTGTCTTCTCCGAGAAGACCCCAAGGCCCGAACACCTGGCATCGCCGCTCTCACTCAAGTCCTATCCGGAACCTTTGCGTGTCCCGTCTATGGTGACGCGACCGTCGCCCTGACCGACGGCAACTTGGTGCTCACGCTCGGGAAGGTGCCCGTGACCCTCTCGCTCTCGCCATGGGATGGGAACATCTGCCAGGCTGCCTGCCCTGCATTGCAGTGAGGGCAGCCTACGACAGCCGGGTCGTCACCGAGGACTTGGAGTACTGGATGGAAGGGCCACTCTGGGTCCGGGGCGGTATCCCGGTGATCGCTGTCGATGGTGAGACCTACGAGGTCCGGAACGGGGTCACGCTCTCCCAGTGTGGGAGGTCGAAGAACATGCTGTTCTGCGACAGGAGCCACCTTGAGGAGTGCCGGCCGGCGATGGTGGCATGAAGAAGAGGGTCGATGGGGAGGGGGAGATCCTTGCGATCACGATCGAGCAGGATGGACCGACGACCCGTGAGGCTGAAGGCCGGTCCGCTGATCGTATCGAGGACCGTGCAGGGATGAACTTTTTTCCCGCCAAACTGGACGAGTTCCGTTTTGATCCCGGCCTTCTCAATCTCGTCCAGCGTGTGTCGGATCAATCAGTTCGTGTTTCCATCCTT is part of the Methanosphaerula palustris E1-9c genome and encodes:
- a CDS encoding serine hydrolase — encoded protein: MSGTENLTIMHNPQTPIAREMTADSRTYFCQGWTYVEKNGTPPVLQHTGETPGNHAYIMLVPGEKLGIVILANEVCQSLPEEITDWFYWPYFSTSGQKAGPGTDPNLAMKAFVFSEKTPRPEHLASPLSLKSYPEPLRVPSMVTRPSP
- a CDS encoding CDGSH iron-sulfur domain-containing protein, whose protein sequence is MGWEHLPGCLPCIAVRAAYDSRVVTEDLEYWMEGPLWVRGGIPVIAVDGETYEVRNGVTLSQCGRSKNMLFCDRSHLEECRPAMVA